AATTAAACTCGAATATTCGTTTAAAactgtataattaaaaaatgaaaatgaaattaaacatAATTAATCAGATTAGTTATTTactttgtataaaaaagattgcATTATAAGAGGTATCGATTGCGTCTACTTAATCGATCTGAACGCATAGAGAATCTGCGTACTATTATCGAAatcaagatttatatatttatactttccattgttgatatattttaataatgtacttacattataaagatacaaaaaaaaaaaatgtaatatcagTGGATAACTTAAGATAAtaagaatcttttttattcaaagattGAGTTGCTATTCCGGAAGACGTTTACCAGAAatgtatgtaattaaataggataatgtacatataaatattatagatatatcattaataaagtCTCTTTACGACCACTaacgttaaatatatttttagggAATTTGAGAAGAATAAAGTTGGTGACATTGTTCTGGGTATCAAATCGTAACGTATTCTATGGGAAGTTGATTCGCTGTATACAATCTGACATTTTCTGATGAAGATCTTCTCTTGGTTGTCTGTGTTTTGGGGTAGCGTGTGCGGTAGTAAAATGGCAGCCTGGAAACGtcaatacattttatatcgataaaagcctatctttgtaaatagatgtagaaagaaagggtGCAATAAGACGAATGCTGTTTACTTAAGActtcgaatttttaataaacgtgTGTGTGAACGAGTGCATGTTGATAAAATGGCAGAATTTGTACGTGGAGGACCTAGTGTATCGAATAACACTAAGGTACgcatatacgtttatattattcgtttgaaattatttagatttttattcgaagaaagaacTTCTTTTATTGAATGAAAGAcaaagtaaagagaaattttcacCTTTTCAAagtctttattttttacacgATAAAAATTAGCTATTATTAATTCTCACTTGGAGTTCTTTTTGATTCATTGTTCAATGTTCATAAAATTTTCGTTATTTACtatttagataaatttttgaataatagGATAAAGTGACTTTGTATAAATATCCTATGTCTTCAgaaaaacatatatgtatatctctttGTGTTACCctttgtattatttacattattttattgtatcaaTGACAAATAAgttaatataagtattatattaagcataatattttaacttttttgtattatatttactgtACCAATTTAGAAATGtgaataaattagaatatttaaatatttgaactaaaatcttattattacatattctttataatttgttcctgtattatatatatatattttttcccctttttttataGATGGATCATAGTAGTAAAGGCGGTTCACCTAGTACTGGAAGTGAAGATGGTGGGCAGAATGAATCTTTGAATGTGGAAAATGAATTTGATCCtttcttagaaaatatacCTGATGACATACAGGATACAGAAGAACCTGACAGTGCAAATGCTACATTGTTAACTGCTCCTCCAGAAAATCAGtgagattattttatttttcttatcattaaaTTTGCATGGtatttaagattattttattcgctagtaaaatatttataattggataataattcatatatcattttttttaatattaatatttgtattaacaaGTTAATTATCTATAGATGGTATCATGGAAGATTAGACAGATTCACTGCAGAAGAAAGATTATGGGATGCTAGTAAAATGGGCAGTTACTTGGTTCGTGAAAGTGATAGAAAGCCTGGTAGTTACGTACTATCTTATTTTGGAAGAACTGgaattaatcattttcgaaTTACGGCTGTGTGTGGAGATTATTATATTGGTAGGATCACATACTTCATTAGGAATAACATCAGTGCAAGTGTACTCTTGATGCAagttatatttcatatagattttgtgatatcatttaaaatactgtctttttatgtaaatatgaaTGGTGTTAAAGAGCAACAATATATTTTGCAGGAGGTCGTCAATTTAATAGTTTATCAGACCTTGTTGCTTATTATACTCATTGCTCGGAtcttttaaagagagaaagacttaTACATCCAACACCTCCACCTGAGCCTGTGAATGACAAAAAGAGGATAGTTGCGATATTGCCATATACAAAAATGCCTGATACGGATGAATTAAGTTTCCAAAAGggcgatatattttttgttcacaATGATATGGGTGATGGCTGGTTATGGGTTACTGCCCATAGAACTGGAGAACAGGGGCTTATCTTCCGGGAATTAGTAGAGGATTTGGATGACTCTATAGATCCAAACACCGTATTTTCTTGGTTCCATCCAAATGTTACAAAAAGTGAAGCTGTTGATATGTTGGTGAAAGCAGGTCCTGGAAGTTTTTTGGTACGGAAATAACTATATTAGCTTAatagtaattttaatattatcttacTATTGGCattcaatttctttaataaattttatataaaggtTCGACCATCTGATAACAGTCCAGGagattattctcttttctttcatattaataatcaaatacAAAGATTTagaatagagaagaaaggTGTGAGATATCTTATGGGTGGTAGAACTTTCGAATGTTTGGATGCTGTTATAAATAGgtaattgtattttctttataatgaattatttttttcattatttttaataatttattactaataatgTTACAGATATCGAAAGGAACAAATAGTGGAAGGACATACGTTAGTCCAAGCAATGGTGACTGAGCCTGATGGAAGTGTGAGAGTCAATAGAGAAGTACAACACGCAGAAAAAATTTATGCAACTCTTAGAGAATGTCGTGAGCAATCTggcgtaaagaaaaataaaggaataaaaatgcagggttatttggaaaaaaagtcagagaaaaacaaaaaatggaaAGCATTGTATTTTGTACTTTTAGTAGATGCTACTGATACACACCTCTATTTATATGACAATCCTAAGAGAACAAAACCAAAAGGTCTCATTGATTTAAGCTGTGCTTATTTATACCAGGTAATTTGTACACTGCGCTGAAATAAGAGTAtttcagatatatattttatagggTATTAAGTTAGGATTTTGACTAAAAAAACTAACGATATTaagatatttcatataaattggTGCATGAATCAGTACGTAATATTTCACCATATCGCTgaaatatagtttttttaGGTCCATGAAAGTGTGTTTGATAGGCCTCATTGCTTCCAATTAGTTGAACGTGCTTTACCATGTTTGGCCACGATAACTTATCTGGCTGCTCCAAATTCGGAAAATGCTTTAGATTGGATTAATGCCTTGAAACCATTATGTGTATCACAACTTACACGTGCACCGAAGGTTGCTCGTCTCCGCGAATTGCGTTCATTACATCTGCACATTCTAGACGCGCATAGACTTCCATATAAGCTAGTACCAAACCCATTCATCATAGTGGCTCTAAACAACGTAAAAGTTGCACGCACGAAGGTTAAGACTGGATTACATCCACTCTGGGATGAAGAATTCATTCTGGAGTACGTATGCGAAAGTTGAactaaacgattaaaaaatttgataaaatacaaTCATGGCGATGCTCTTATTGTAAGTTACTTAACAGGGATGTGCCACCAGACGTTATGTCATTTTCCCTGACATTATACAACAAAGGCAAACGCAGTAAAGATACGGAAGTTGCGGAATTAACAGTAGAGCTGTCCAGTCTAACTAATGGAGAAGAAATGGATGAATGGTATCCATTATCAGGCGTCACACCAATTGGAGAGTGGGGAGCATTACGATTACGTTTgaggtaaataatatatgtatagcgTATATCGCGAGgaattgtataattttaatatatttatggtCTAATTCTAGGTATAGACATGATTTGGCGATGCCTCCAGAAGAATATAGTCCTCTACAGGAATTATTGTTAGATCCAGAACTTCATGTAGTTAGGGCTTTGGCAGATGTGTGTCATCTTGATAGAGTACCATTAGCCAATAGTCTTCTTCGAATATTCAGGTATTTGTATCTCCAATTATTGTTAACATTCtatgattatattaaaaacattatGAATAATCAATTATCTTTTAGACACGAGCGAAAGGAAGCTGATCTCTTACGTTCTTTGAATCAAGCAGAAGTTGGtattaagaaaataacgtataaattgatattaatacattgctatcattttttattatattattatttaggtGGATAAAGAAGATGAAACACCTACTCTATTTAGAGCTGCCAGCCTCACAACGACTTTAATggatttatatatgaaatcaGTTTGTACTTCGTTTTTGAAAGCTGCTTTGCGCGATACCatcgtaaaattaatcgaaagtaAACAGAGCTGTGAATTGAACCCTACTAAAATGGATTCACCTGAAGATGCATGTAGCAATgctgaatttttattacaagtgtgttaaaattttgatactttctaatatataacgaataatataacgaactatgtaatttttaacaaaaatttaattaggTTTTGGATGAAGTGACATTAAGCATTTTTACAAGTCCCGATGCTTGTCCAAAAACTCTAAGATATATTTGCGGTTGCTTACAAAGAGCTGTTGTTGCAAAATGGCCACACGAAAGATTAGTCAGGACACGAGTAGTCAGTgggtttatatttttacgtttacTTTGTCCTGCTATTTTGAATCCTAGATCATTCAATTTGATAGCAGAGCCTCCGCCTCCAACGGCAGCAAGGTAACGATGCATATGTTGTATGCATGTTATGTttcatagatttatttttttcttttctttatataaaattattgcgTAGATCACTAGTGATGGTGGCAAAATGTTTGCAAAATTTGGCTAATTTGGTAGAATTTGGTGGGAAAGAGCCATATATGGAAGTTGTAAATCCTTTTATTCTCAAAAATAAGGAACGAATGGTCGTGTTTCTCGATCAGTTGTCCGTGAGTcctattataatttatattaattagtaCATGTCATTATTAAGAGAAatgtattatgattaatataatactttattatatttagaatGTAACTGAAAAACCAGAATCTGAAGGCGCCGATCCAAGAAGTAAAAGTACTTGCGTCTCGGATACTGCAAGAGATCTGGCGACATTACATCACATCTGTGTTTCTCATTTAAAGGAGCTTCAAGTTTTGTCGAAAACACAAGTAAGCTCGATTAaagcttttattaaaaatattatatagaagaaattttatggAAATTTACGCTTTTTACAGCCAACAATAAAGCAATTGGTAACAGTGACTGAAATGCTCAGCAAGCACAAACAAAAGTACATGGAAATGATACGGTAGTGCTAAAGCCATTAACTATGAACAATGCCAAACACAATAAAACCTTTACAGACTTTCATGACGGATTCAGTAGtatttaataagtataattaagtgatataagtaattaaaCGTACAGACTGACGTGCCATATATATTACTGTATACACACAAGCCTACATTTACTATTTCATATGTAATTAGAGGATAGCTTCTATAAATAGTTATAACGACAGTAATACGATAGTGATATAGTTACATACAGAACCATACAGGcgtataatgattttatatttacttaggtgctcgaaaataaatacaaattaaagTAGCagttttcttaaattttcttcctatttccaATCCCTCgattaaatgaatttcttaaatataaaactcGAAATAAACAAGTTTTTTAAAATAGTTTTGAAACTggttatcaaataaattattcgtgaATTTAAATTTGTGCGcgcttttatattttgttttaagatACAAAAATCTATTATAAGAGAACGCATATCATTTGTCTATTAACTTCCAATGAGAAAGCGAAGTTTGTCCAATCGACCAATCAGAATTGTACACAGTTTAATCGAAGTTGGTTTTATTATCCGTTAACAGTTGGGTTAATTCGTTGGCAGCGTTAACTGCCAAATTGAATTTTGCATTTTTTGTTAGTTTTGTGATGATTGTGcagtataattttcatataactaCTAGTGTATAGGTAAATATGTTTTCATTACAGACAAATAATACAGTTTTTTCAActattattcgataaataacCATACATGTGCGTATAATATACATCGTATTTTGTAGATATGCTTCTCATAACGAACTTTTTCTAGAATTTTATCGTGATAAATCTATAACAAAAATTGACGTTACTGTGAAAAAAcaagtaaattaatttcatttgcaGATTATCGCGGTATATCGAGTGGATGATTTATACGGAAGGtgaaaaatcgttcgaaatgaaaaaattgcgGCATATcgatgtaagtacatacatacataatttattactACATTATTATCGtgctttatttaattataagtttTGTTCATTAATtctgtttgttatttttttatgtttgagcgaagatgatataatatttatgatatatatgtgtgtgtgtgtaacacacaaaatatgttatattctTACGCGAAAAAAGCAGTGGCTATCAATAGAGGGATTACAAAAattacgaataatatttttattcgaaagaataagtctttcgtatattttttttaattttacaaggATCATCGTAAATAGCAAAATTTCCAATTAAACGGTCTTCAAAAAATATACGCGcgttttttttatcaaagatatCTTCAGCTTTTCATTccatttttctcatatttttcatgGTTGGAAGGAGCTTGTTTATTGCACCCTGTAGATACCGTAACATAGAAAATAGCTCCCTCGAGGAAGAAAGCTGTTTTTCTCGAGACGTGATTGGAGTTAAGACAAGTTCTACTGCTTTGCCACCTTCCTTTGCGAGATGCGAAATATTCTCGATGTCTCGTTATTTCGTAGCAAGCGTAGTAAGACGTAGTATTCTATGTGGACGTTTGGTCTCGTCAGTAATTGATTTTGATTGATCGTTCTCGTTCCATTATATTTTGaacgtttcgttttataagctgataatttaaacgatttgataaaaacattcagtgctctctctctctttccctctctctctgtttgtttttcttttacgtatcTAAATTAAGTTTACATAGTCTATTTTGTAAacgaaaaatcatttatataatcaataaattatttaataatatattgattatataaacatttatatacatatatatatatatatgtatatatatgtgtatatatgtatatgtatatgtatatgtatacgtatatatatgtgtatagatatgtatatgtatatatgtgtgtgtatatatatatgtatatgtgttggCCCTTATCATATAGATgactatattaataaaaaataaaaatcaaaataaagatgaaaataaaactaaaaaataaagataaaaattaaatggtaTACCGTAATAGATCGCCAATGTAATATCTATCGGAAAAGGAGAGCCACATCTCCaaggtttttctttcttcgtttcaaaCACAGAGATCCAAAGACGACCTTGTAACAGGACGCGTGTCTCGACTCGACTGCGCTACGGTATTCGTTGGTACTCGTTAACCGAGCGCAAAGCGAAAGATCACCCCTGGGTGGCGCTGTCGAAGCAGTGGTGGGGGGTAGGGTTTGTGGGGTCAGGTAAGTTAGTATTGGTgtaggaaagagagatgggcgagaaagagagggagagggagagagaaagagagagggagaaggagagagaaagagagagagagagagagagagagagagaaagcgtgagaaagagaaggaagggaagaagggaggaagagtgagagaacTAGGCGCTGCGAGGCGGGATGCGCGCGATGTAGTCGTGTGGGCGTAGgggtagagggagagagagagaaagagaaagagagaaggtaggGGTGGTGTTGAATCCCTCTGAAGTCCAACGATGCTCCCTCTCTTCGCTCAGTTCCGAAAGCGGAGCCAGAGAGTCGAAAGCACGCTCGAAGCTCGGTCTCTCGGTACGCGCTCGGTTCGGAGCTATGCTCCCTCGCGATCATTTGACACGTTTCCCATCTCCATGCTGACATATCCTCGAGCAACTCCTTATAACCTATCTTCTTGTTcgtccttctctcctttcaaGTGTTCCACGTCGGCTCGAGAGTGCTTCGTAAATCGAGATACCTTCTAGTTCATCGTGTTTCGACGAGACTACGAAAGTAGACTTTTTCCAAAGGAAATCTTGTCTGGCACATTTCGTTGCTTTCGGTAAACATCGGAACGATTCTACTTTCTACGATTCATGGCGAGATTCGGAGggttgaatttttttcaagcaCCTACGTATCCGCAGAAAATATAGTAGTCGATAAACGCCGGAACGAAGTAATAGCATGTAGAGGAAGGGagcaataaaaaaagggaagagaacaTTCGTTTCTCGTTTACTTTTAGGTATACGGGCATTTTATTTGGGAAAGAGAATGAGGCGAAAATGATAGAGAaggatagatatgtatgtaggtagatagatggatagataaatgaagagagagagagagagaaagagcgacgACGAAAAGAGCTCGACGTTGATGAACTTGCACGTGCGTGACCGAGTACGATGACGTTTGAACGGTTTTCTCCCTTACTCcatctctccatctctatcgCTCTAACGCTTTGAGTAAGCTTCGCACGTGATTATTGTGGTCAAAGGGAGCATTGACGTGACGCAACGATCTCTCGGTTGGTTCCGATCGAATCAGGCGTATACGATCGACTATTTCCTTTCGTCTCTTTGTCCCAACAAGAATTGcttatctctctctgtgtatcaAATTTGCTTTTGTATCCGCGAACTCGCTTCCGTGGTCCAGTGCTCGTTGAGCGAGCTGAGTTACGACGACCACGCGGTTATCgctcttccattttttataaacctcCAGCGTGGAGGCTCCATACTTTTACCGCGTTATCAACGATAAATCGTTTGGATGGTACTAGCGTGAGAGACGGGAAGGGCAGTAAAATTCACGTTTCTACGACTACTTGACGAAAATATATAACCAAATTTGATACCGAGATAGATACTTTGAATCTCGTCTCATCGCCTATTTTAGTTATATCTTCGCATCAAAACACGGCATTCTGGATTCGCACAATGGAGTCAGGTTGTAGAGCGTTCTCGTTATACGCGTTACGCTCATTGCCTTCAAAAGACAATCTCTTTCCACGAAAGcttttctttatacttttgATAGCTTTGTATATTAGCCATTCATATATTCGAAGAAACGTGAACAAGGAAAAAGACGAAATATAAATGTGCAGCCAGAGGTTAGGACCACTGACAAGATCGTTCGCATGGATGTCTCTTAATAAGGTCAAAACGTGATCCGGGCTTTCTTGCGCGAGTCGTCTCTTCCGAAGATGGTATAACGTACAGTATACACTGCATACGTACAACGTACTACGAGCGAGCGAAACAAAGGGAGCGCTCGATGCATATGCACGAGGGATTCTGCGTACCTAGTTTATGGACCGATGATTTCAGATGGGAATAAACTGATATCGAGCTTTGCGTCTCGCGTAAATTTGCGACCCTACCATGACCCCGTTTCTAAAGTCTCGAAAACGTCTCAACACGATTGTTCGTTGTAATGATCTAAATCTAGGAgaacgatcaatcgatcgCCGTACCTAtgcgatctttttctctccttctacgTTGTATACGTTTAGTATCGTAATCTCTCTAGAGTCCCGCTTAAGTGGAATCGATTTTGGCGAAATCGCTGAAGCAACATTTTCGCGAAAAGTACGAATGATTTATGTGCCTGTCTGATTGCTCGAATTCGATATGGTGTTCGGATCCGAGCCGACAATCGCTCGGAAGACCAAATCTGGTTTGTAACGATGATCGACCTGGAATCGTTCGATAACTCGATTACGTGTACATCGCGAGCTTGAAAAGTGAACGGTTAAATGACTTGTGTGCCATTAACTCCTTAATGATCGAATATTACGCATTTTGCCGATTATGATTTCCCATCGATTTCCTCGATTCGAGCCATCCCACATTTCTGTTCGTTCGCATTGCGTCGTGCCGTTAGTCGAGTAATCATTATTTCAAGTCATTGATGCGATATAATCTGTAGTCGAAGGTAAGCACAGGTCAAAATACGAAAACACGATTTTACACGGGAGTCGGAAAAGCTATGAAAGGCTGAATATACGTACCATATTCCATTATGAAACGAGTAAGTTTCAACGAAGCCATCGAAGATTAAATCCTTCGTTATATACCGCGTGGCCTAGATTTTCTTGGCTTTTACGGACTCGCAATGGACAATATCGATAACGAGAACgaatttttccaaaaataaaaagaaaaaaggaaatgaaaactCATCGAAACGAAACTTTCTCCGGGAGAGTTCGCGCGGAGTTCTGTAAACTTTGGAAACGGCATCAAGTGCTTGTTCCCGAAGTTTATTGCGGTTTTctctgtttaaaaaaaaaaaaaaaaaaaaaaaaaaaagaaaaaagaggaaaaagcaaaaaaattatatatataaaaaaaaaaggaaatatatgaaaatcgagCTACGCTTTTAAAGGGTATTACATCACAGAGCTTTTTCGTCGTCGAGATTCTTCAAGATT
This is a stretch of genomic DNA from Vespula vulgaris chromosome 2, iyVesVulg1.1, whole genome shotgun sequence. It encodes these proteins:
- the LOC127061759 gene encoding ras GTPase-activating protein 1; translated protein: MAEFVRGGPSVSNNTKMDHSSKGGSPSTGSEDGGQNESLNVENEFDPFLENIPDDIQDTEEPDSANATLLTAPPENQWYHGRLDRFTAEERLWDASKMGSYLVRESDRKPGSYVLSYFGRTGINHFRITAVCGDYYIGGRQFNSLSDLVAYYTHCSDLLKRERLIHPTPPPEPVNDKKRIVAILPYTKMPDTDELSFQKGDIFFVHNDMGDGWLWVTAHRTGEQGLIFRELVEDLDDSIDPNTVFSWFHPNVTKSEAVDMLVKAGPGSFLVRPSDNSPGDYSLFFHINNQIQRFRIEKKGVRYLMGGRTFECLDAVINRYRKEQIVEGHTLVQAMVTEPDGSVRVNREVQHAEKIYATLRECREQSGVKKNKGIKMQGYLEKKSEKNKKWKALYFVLLVDATDTHLYLYDNPKRTKPKGLIDLSCAYLYQVHESVFDRPHCFQLVERALPCLATITYLAAPNSENALDWINALKPLCVSQLTRAPKVARLRELRSLHLHILDAHRLPYKLVPNPFIIVALNNVKVARTKVKTGLHPLWDEEFILEDVPPDVMSFSLTLYNKGKRSKDTEVAELTVELSSLTNGEEMDEWYPLSGVTPIGEWGALRLRLRYRHDLAMPPEEYSPLQELLLDPELHVVRALADVCHLDRVPLANSLLRIFRHERKEADLLRSLNQAEVDKEDETPTLFRAASLTTTLMDLYMKSVCTSFLKAALRDTIVKLIESKQSCELNPTKMDSPEDACSNAEFLLQVLDEVTLSIFTSPDACPKTLRYICGCLQRAVVAKWPHERLVRTRVVSGFIFLRLLCPAILNPRSFNLIAEPPPPTAARSLVMVAKCLQNLANLVEFGGKEPYMEVVNPFILKNKERMVVFLDQLSNVTEKPESEGADPRSKSTCVSDTARDLATLHHICVSHLKELQVLSKTQPTIKQLVTVTEMLSKHKQKYMEMIR